One window of Sardina pilchardus chromosome 2, fSarPil1.1, whole genome shotgun sequence genomic DNA carries:
- the LOC134075053 gene encoding NACHT, LRR and PYD domains-containing protein 1 homolog — translation MEPISAILSPILEIALKVYKLCQQVKSNKKRCARLSKRVSLLVELLEAAREQDLCDETRLVRRALTELGEVLHTARELAQAHVEACWIERMWNAEEMGQQFDPLNVRLSQAADTLALALQVEHRDRLEEVYNELRRQKEDEEDRRADLEEWQTIMQTLATSTKEGVDAVRETVDSTQRDINDVQDKLEQTQKDIHDIKGMLETELSELIDQYKESVRSAYGVFEEYNSLPGENLQLEERYTELLIVQRHRQQREREEEIRSRGQDFQRVYSARKTQAYRSTSVGQLLGAQGHAAAPKAVILQGNSGSGKTFTTRKIMLDWASGKLYDGVFDFVFRLKCKELNCYSGEKSMVEILSTSEKLTPAVSQVLRTAPERVLVIADGFDELKFSLDAASASLPTDVLSPAPVEATLSALFSGKVLSDSALMVTTRSTASDGLRKLLKHPHHFNEILGFSDDAVRTYFRRYFKDDERLARRAFECVRANETLYTACFIPVICWIICTVLRERLEDGQDVTSGLETTTAIFVHFVTTLLEHHCRDLHRSPEVLLSSIGRLAKNGIERQQVLFDERSVSEAVSDPGSVPFLCKFLKKKIGRLQTMFTFMHLSFQEFFAALHYLLLDEAEAESKMDELLLSVEGQGDGARQSHLRPVVQFIFGLLNRDVGDTLSDAFSIGSSAADVLRGRLERWIPHMVELEKSNVTPEGNLQLFLLHCLYEHHKDEYTAATMDFWGRLDLSSLPLNNTDCWVLLYCLRCCPIVGRLKLRHSNITPSKLRMLQPGLIRCENLNLEVEALTDSDVADLAGALGEGKTLTLWTTDSQLSESGVEKVLCALAKQTRVNAYLSLGVLTAGTLKHLVHYVQNAKGRATVRVVRNQVEEEDYLSWYLTVKTTLNSNRFSLTLVASSHCGFVQSVSVGPISELSLSLDRASDLSSFQWTDVLQRSHTLWLTEKEADLPAHVAGLMSCLALVPGLKGVQLEVHPRRVHPCWATGVLALMHACPTLDNIKLSGGQFAYGLLTEESLDLLHDSEKRGDCKLVIKGAKCTKTTDQCTENSPQVSCNQRVTILIQGHSYTESPRASKGAFSNDPRSLVLRKLARTMS, via the exons ATGGAGCCCATCAGCGCCATCCTTAGCCCCATCCTGGAGATAGCGCTGAAGGTGTACAAGCTGTGCCAGCAGGTGAAGAGCAATAAGAAGCGCTGTGCGCGCCTCTCCAAGCGCGTGTctctgctggtggagctgctggaggcGGCGCGCGAGCAGGACCTGTGTGACGAGACGAGGCTGGTGCGCCGGGCCCTGACGGAGCTGGGCGAGGTGCTGCACACGGCCCGGGAGCTGGCGCAGGCCCACGTGGAGGCCTGCTGGATCGAGCGCATGTGGAACGCGGAGGAGATGGGCCAGCAGTTCGACCCGCTCAACGTGCGCCTCAGCCAGGCCGCCGACACACTGGCCCTGGCCCTGCAGGTGGAGCACAG GGACCGTCTAGAGGAGGTGTACAATGAGCTGCGTCGGCAaaaggaggacgaggaagacaGGAGGGCTGACCTGGAAGAATGGCAGACAA TCATGCAAACCTTGGCCACAAGCACTAAAGAAGGTGTTGACGCTGTGCGGGAGACTGTTGACAGCACCCAGAGGGACATCAATGATGTGCAGGACAAACTGGAGCAGACACAGAAAGACATCCACGACATCAAGGGCATGCTAGAGACAG AGCTGAGTGAGTTGATTGACCAGTACAAGGAGTCGGTGCGGAGTGCCTACGGGGTATTCGAGGAGTACAATTCCCTGCCCGGGGAGAACCTCCAGTTGGAGGAGCGCTACACGGAGCTGCTGATTGTCCAGAGGCACCGGCAGCAGAGGGAGCGCGAGGAGGAGATCCGCTCCCGAGGCCAGGACTTCCAGCGGGTCTACAGTGCCAGGAAGACTCAGGCCTACCGGAGCACCAGTGTGGGCCAGCTCCTGGGGGCTCAGGGCCACGCCGCCGCCCCGAAGGCCGTCATCCTCCAGGGGAACTCCGGGAGCGGGAAGACCTTCACCACGCGAAAGATCATGCTCGACTGGGCTTCGGGAAAGCTCTACGACGGCgtgtttgattttgttttccGTCTGAAGTGCAAGGAGCTGAACTGCTACTCTGGAGAGAAGAGCATGGTGGAGATCCTGAGCACCAGTGAGAAGCTCACGCCGGCCGTCTCGCAGGTGTTGAGGACCGCTCCGGAGAGAGTGCTCGTCATCGCGGACGGCTTCGACGAGCTCAAGTTCTCCTTGGACGCGGCCTCGGCGTCTCTTCCCACAGACGTGCTCAGTCCAGCTCCCGTGGAGGCGACGTTGAGCGCTCTGTTCAGCGGGAAGGTCCTCTCAGACTCTGCCCTCATGGTCACCACCCGGTCCACGGCCTCGGACGGCCTCCGGAAGCTGCTCAAGCACCCGCACCACTTCAACGAGATCCTGGGCTTCTCGGACGACGCCGTGCGCACGTACTTCCGCAGGTACTTCAAAGACGACGAGCGGCTGGCGCGGCGGGCGTTCGAGTGCGTCCGGGCCAACGAGACGCTCTACACGGCCTGCTTCATCCCCGTCATCTGCTGGATCATATGCACCGTGCTGAGGGAGAGGCTGGAGGACGGCCAGGACGTGACCTCAGGGCTGGAGACCACCACCGCCATCTTCGTGCACTTTGTGACCACGCTGCTGGAGCACCACTGCCGAGACCTGCACCGGTCGCCCGAGGTGCTGCTCAGCAGCATCGGGCGTCTGGCCAAGAACGGGATCGAGAGGCAGCAGGTCCTGTTCGACGAGCGCAGCGTCTCCGAGGCCGTCTCCGATCCCGGCAGCGTCCCGTTCCTGTGCAAGTTCCTGAAGAAGAAGATCGGCCGGCTCCAGACCATGTTCACCTTCATGCACCTCAGCTTCCAGGAGTTCTTCGCCGCTCTCCACTACCTGCTGCTGGACGAGGCCGAGGCCGAGAGCAAGATGGACGAACTGCTGCTCTCTGTGGAGGGGCAGGGTGACGGAGCGCGGCAGTCCCACCTGCGCCCTGTAGTCCAGTTCATCTTTGGCCTGCTGAACAGAGATGTGGGAGACACCCTCAGCGACGCCTTCTCCATCGGTTCATCCGCAGCAGATGTGCTCCGTGGCCGGCTGGAGCGCTGGATCCCCCACATGGTGGAGCTGGAGAAGAGCAACGTCACGCCGGAGGGCAACCTGCAGCTCTTCCTGCTCCACTGCCTCTACGAGCACCACAAGGACGAGTACACCGCCGCCACCATGGACTTTTGGGGGCGCCTGGACCTCAGCTCCCTGCCCCTCAACAACACAGACTGCTGGGTGCTGCTCTACTGCCTCAGGTGTTGCCCCATCGTCGGGAGACTCAAGCTCCGGCACAGCAACATCACGCCCAGCAAGCTGCGCATGCTACAGCCGGGCCTCATCAGATGTGAAAACCTGAA TCTGGAGGTGGAAGCACTGACTGATTCAGATGTAGCAGACTTGGCTGGTGCTCTGGGGGAGGGCAAAACCCTGACTCTGTG GACGACAGACAGCCAGCTGTCGGAGAGTGGTGTGGAGAAGGTTCTATGTGCCCTTGCCAAGCAGACGAGGGTGAATGCCTATCTCAGCCTGGGTGTCCTCACAGCAGGAACTCTGAAACACCTGGTCCACTACGTGCAAAATGCCAAGGGCAGAGCCACTGTTAG AGTGGTCAGAAATCAAGTAGAGGAGGAAGACTACCTCAGCTGGTACCTCACAGTGAAGACCACCCTAAACAGTAACCGCTTCAG TCTGACCCTTGTGGCCTCGTCCCACTGTGGCTTTGTCCAGTCTGTGAGCGTGGGCCCCATCTCAGAGCTCTCACTCAGCCTGGACAGAGCATCTGACCTCTCGTCTTTCCAGTGGACAGATGTCCTGCAGAGGAGCCACACGCTCTGGCTCACAGAAAAGGA GGCTGATTTACCTGCGCATGTGGCTGGCCTGATGAGCTGCCTGGCGCTGGTGCCGGGGCTGAAGGGAGTGCAGCTGGAGGTCCACCCCAGGAGAGTGCACCCCTGCTGGGCCACGGGGGTGCTGGCACTCATGCACGCATGCCCTACTCTGGACAACATCAA gctgAGTGGAGGCCAGTTTGCGTACGGTCTGCTGACTGAAGAAAGCCTCGATCTCCTGCATGACTCGGAGAAGCGTGGAGACTGTAAACTCGTCATAAAGGG AGCCAAATGCACCAAGACCACAGACCAGTGCACAGAGAACAGCCCCCAGGTCTCCTGTAACCAGCGCGTCACCATCCTGATCCAGGGCCACTCCTACACAGAAAGCCCCAGGGCTTCCAAGGGCGCCTTCTCCAATGACCCCAGGAGCCTCGTCCTGCGTAAGCTTGCTCGGACAATGTCTTGA